The Levilactobacillus namurensis genomic interval GTCCTGTTGCTCCGCCGTTGTCAGCTGCATCAAGAGCCGCTGCAAGGCCTGAATATACTCATCCATTTTGTTTCCCCTCCAATAGTTCGGACATGGCTTGCTTGAAGTCGCCCCATTCACCCTGAATCTTGGTCAACTGCTGCTGCCCGGTCCGCGTTAATTTATAGTACCGGCGGTTCCGCCCCTGATAGGCTTCATCGTAGGTGGTCAACCACCCGTTCTTCTTCAGCCGGCGCAAGACCGGATACAGGGTCGATTCTGAGATGGGTAAATGTTGCCGGACTGCCTGGGTCAGCGCGTAGCCGTAAAAATCCTGCCGACTCAACGCGCCTAAGACACAGCCGTCTAACAATTCCGTTGGGACCTGAATGGCCATTTTTGCTCCCCCCATACTATATGCCATATAATATTAATCTAGTTATAGTATAGGAAATCCCCATGCGCCTGTCAAGCGCAACACACGGGGGATTATTCCGATTTTAATGAGCTAAGTCGTTGACGGCCGCGAGACCAATTGGGCATACTGAACTCAAGTCTGCCCCGACGCTGAGTTGGCGCCGAAACTCGGCAGTACCACCTTGAGGAGGAGATTCTGATGACAAGCACGCAAGCATTACTCATCATTGATTACACTAACGACTTCGTGGCCGACCAAGGGGCCCTGACCTGTGGGCAACCGGGCCAGGCCCTGGCACAACCTATCGTGGCCTTAGCCGACCAGATGGTCACGGCTGGTGACTGGGTCCTATTACCCACCGACGTTCATACGCCCCACGACCCCTACCATCCCGAAAGCAAGCTCTTTCCGCCGCATAACGTCCGTGGCACCTGGGGGCGGCAACTCTACGGCCCCTTGCAAGACTGGTACGACCAGCACCGCAAGGCCACTAACGTCTGGCAATTCGACAAGACCCGCTACAGCAGCTTCGCCGGGACCGACCTGGATCTGCGGCTGCGGGAGCGCCACGTGACCACCCTGCACCTGGTGGGCGTCTGCACCGACATCTGCGTCCTGCACACCGCCGTTGACGCGTATAACCTGGGCTACCAGTTGGTGATTCACCGTGACGCCGTCGCCAGCTTCGACCAGGCCGGCCATGACTGGGCCCTGCGGCACTTCCAGACCGCTTTAGGCGCCCAAATCGTCTAGCGCCTCCATCCAAATACCCCCGTGGAAACCACCAATGGGCTTCCGCGGGGGTATTTAAGCGGTCTTACTTTCAAGTCAGAATGGTTGTTTCACAAAATGATGATTGCCGTTAGTTATTCGCAAGACTATACTGAACACGGGACTCATAAACTAGTTTCAAGGGAGGAATCGAGTATGTTTCACCATCTCTGGGCGGGTATGGTCACCTTAGCCGCCCTGATGACATTCGGGGCGACCGTGCCGGCCCACGCCGACACCGCCACCCCCACCTACGCGCCCATCTTAAGCCGCAAAAAGGTGAATTATTACACCAAGATCAGCGCGAACCGGCCGCACAACTACAAGGTCTACGCGACGGGCGGAGCCAAGTCCAGCGAAGAAAACCTCAAGCCGATTGCGACCGGCCAAGCCTACGCACACCGGTCGGTCCACGTCACGCAGGAGGAAAAATTGCCTAAAGGTATTTGGCTCAAATTTTCCGCCGGCAAGGGCCAGACCGGCTGGATTCACCGCAACGGGACCGTAAAATCCCTGCGGAAGCTCAAGGTTCCACTGATTGCCCAACGGCCGGAACTGCCGACGGGGTGCGAAATCACGGCAACGACCATGATGTTGCAATACGCCGGGGCCAAGGTCACCAAGATGCAACTGGCTAAGGAGACGCCCCGCAGTCACAATCCCAACAAGGGGTTTGTGGGCAGTCCCTACTCACCAACGGGCTGGTGGATTTATCCTAAGGGCCTGATGGGCGTGGTGCGCAAGCACGTTGGCCACGCCAAGAACCTGACGGGCGCGTCGTTTGCCACCTTTAAGAAGCAGATCAACAAGGGCCACCCGGTGGTCATCTGGGTCGCTAACGTGGACGGCTTCGTCAACCACGCCATTACGCTCAGCGGCTACAGTAAGACCCGGGCGTACTACAACGACCCCTGGACCCATAAGAAGACCAGTATGAAATTAGCCACGCTGGCGAAGCACCGCAAACAAGACGCCTACCGGGCGTTAAGCTATTAACAAAGGGGAGATCATCGTGTTACATAAGAAGTTACTGACCAGCCTATTACTGATTGCTGGGGTAACGGCCAGCTTAAGTGTTCCGGCACAGGCCGCCAGCACCTACTACACCACCAACCCGGGCATCATCCGGGTCAAGAAGACCGTTATCTACTACAAGAATGCCGCCCGAACCCAAAAGATCAAAGCCATCAAAAAGGGCCACTACGCTAAGATCAGTAAAGTAATCACCACGGGCAAGCACCCGGTCTTAAAGACCAACACTGGGAAATACGTGACGGCTAACAAGGCCTTCGTTGCCAAGACAGCTGGGTATCAGAACCCTAAGAAGTACTATCAAGTCAACTACACCCAGATCAAGCCTTACGGGAAGGTCGGCTACACGGTCAAACGGCACTACGAAGGCATCAAGACCTGGAAGATCATGCGTCGTCTAGGCACCGCCAACGGGTATAACCAATACAACCAGGCGACCTACAACGCCGTTAAGGCCTTTCAACGGAAGCACGGGTTGAAGGTTACGGGGAACGTGAACCAGAAGACCTGGGTCAAGTTGGGCTTCTCCAAGTCGAGCTTCAAGAGCATCGACAGTTACGTGGCACCACTAGGCGCCCACGCCTGGAACGGCCGGTCCGCCCACATCGAAGCCATGATTCACCAGGCCTACAAGTACTTGGGTAAGCCGTACTTAGTCGGCTCATCCTCCAAGCCCATCTACGGCACGGACTGTTCCGGACTGGTGATGCAGGCCCTCTACGCTGGAGGCATCAACCCCGCACCAATTAGCGCCATCCACCACGCCTACCCAGGTAACGAGTGGAATTCACGGAACCTCTGGGCCAGCAAGAAGTTCCAGCACGTGGCGTACCGAAACCGGCAACGCGGCGATCTAGTCTTCTACTACCAGCCAGGGACCCACACCATCTGGCACGTAGCGCTTTACTTAGGCCACAACAAGGTCATCGAAAGTTGGCCACCACGGATCATGGTCCAACCCATCAAGAATGGCCAACGGTCGAACATTGCTGGGATTGCGCGGGTGTTCCATTAGATCGACCACGCGAAATCGTTTGAGTATCAGAATTTAAACGCGACTACTGCTTACTTCAGCCGAAGTAAGGGGTAGTCGTTTTTGTCGTTCTGCCAACCCGTTTACCGCTGGTGGTAGCACCTCAACGTCCCACGCTTAGTGCTGCTCCCAAATCAGTCGTACCGGGAGTAACGTTCTTGATAAAATTATTTATAAGACGATTAGGTTGTCATTATCGTCCGAGCTACTATACTGGGGTTATCGTAACCGTTCACCCCACATCATTCAGGAGGGACCCCCTTTGTCCACTAAATTCTCTGATCACCAGCACGCTTCCCACGCTAATTCTGCAAACCACGTGATATTGCAAACCACCTTACTACTAGGCCTGAGCCTCGCGCTATCTGCGGGTGCCCTTCCGGCAAACGCCGCTACGGTAAGCAATCTGCCGGCCACAACGCACCCCACTGCGGCGTCACGGACAACCACCACGAATCTAGGGAACGCTCAGACCTGGCTCCCCGATAAGACGCTCCGCAACTGGATCGAAAAGAACCTACAAGGCCAAGTGGCACCCGCAGAAGCCGGTGCGTCAACGCCCACCATCACCGATGCGAATCTGGCCCAGTACCTTCCCCAACTGACCAGCCTTTCAGACGCCAACATTCCCATTACCCAACCGCGCGCGTCCACCACGGATCTGCTCCAACCAGGTAAAATCACCGATTGGACTGGCCTGGACAAGTTTACGAACCTCACCGAATTCACGGTCGTGGAGGCCGACCGCTTGAACCTGACCGGCCTCCATCAGTTGTCCTTTAGCTTCGCTCCCCGACTGGAGGTTCTCCAACTCCAATACGGCGGCGACACTCAAGCGCCGGACAACAGCCAACGCCTGTGGAATCGGCAACTCGACCTCAAGATTCCCGCGCAAACGTTTATTGATCAGCTACTGCCCAACAATCCCCACTTGACCACCCTAGAGTTAAGCGGCTTAGGCCTGACGGGTGGCATCCCCCACTTAGACCACTTCCCACTGATCAGCAACGTTCGGCTAAATGCGAACCACCTCTCGGGAAAAATCACGGCGTTACCTCGATTACATGAACAACCAAGCGACCAATCCGACCAATCCCCCTTACTTTCCGTTGGTCAAAATGACCTCTCCGGATACCTGCCGGATCTGCGGTCCCTAAACGGTACCTTTGCTTATGACCAAAATCACCTGTTAACCAGTCTCACCAACTTACCCCAGCACCCCAATTATAATGACAATCATTCCGCCGGGTACGACCAATCCTTCGACGTCGGCTCACTGGGAGACCCGTCAACGACGCCCGCCCACCCCATTAACCTGTCGGCGTTAGTCCAGAAATTCCAGTGGCAGGTCCAAAACGCCACCACCGGGCAAGCCACCCCAACCCGGCTTAAACTGATCACCAATATTCCCCCCGTCATTCTCCAGATGAAGGGTGATCACCCCGATGTGGACCATGACGCGGACGCCACCGCGTTCTTTAAGTTAACCCAAAACGCCGCCGGTGACACCCTGGCCACCCCAACGGCCACCACCCCAGCTGGAGCGTACTGGATCACAGGGCTTCCCAGCGACGACCCACAAGCACCATACTCGGCGAACATCATCTTCCACTTAACCAAAACCACGGCCGCGGTGGTGCCCCCACTACCCACACCAACGCCAAAACCAACACCGAAACCCCAACCCGCACCAGAACCCCAGCCGGAGCTTCCTCAACCCACCACGCCCCCGACACCAACGCCCCAACCACCAGTCAAGCCACAGTTGAGCGGTAGTTCGACCAACGTAACATCCCCCAGCCTGTTACACCCCTTGACTAGCCATCTCCCGGACCGCCCGTCCGAACACTCGGCCACTCAGTATCCGGCTCAAGCTTCAACGTCACGGCCGACCACGCCGCATCCCACGACCAACCAGACGCTCCCCCAGACTGACGACCACACCCCCTGGTTCGCAATCCTTCTGGGTAGCGGTAGCTTACTGGGACTGGTTGGTTGGCGCCGTAAGTTCCACTAGCGCCTAAAACTAGCCTGCCAACGCAAAAATAACCCGGGAAATGTCAGGATTTCCCGGGTTATCTTCATCGTTTAAGTTCTGTCGGCTGTCCTAACTGATAAGCCCGCATCGCCGTAGCGCCAGCATTCGTCAGGAGCGATTCCGTCTGGGCAATGGCCTGGTCCACGGTCATGGGGGCTACCGTAGACGACAAGACCAGGTCGACGCCCGCCGCGTAAACCGCCGCTAAGTCGTCACCGACACTCCCGGCAATCAGGATCACCGGAACCTGGGCGGCGTGTGCCAGCTTAGCCACGCCAATCGGGGCCTTACCCATCAGGGACTGGCCGTCCACCCGGCCTTCACCGGTCAGGACCAGGTCCGCCACTTGCAGCTTGGCCGCCAATTGCGTGAGCTTTAGCATGGTCGCGGTTCCCGGTGCCAGTGTCGCACCCAATAACCGTAAGCCAAACCCGGTGCCACCCGCGGCGCCGTCGCCCGGACAGCTCAGTGGAAAGGCATTTTGTGCGGCCAGGGCCGCCTGATAATGGGTTAGATTGGCATCGAGTTCTTGCACCATTTCCGGGGTCGCCCCCTTCTGTGGGCCGAAAACGGCCGCCGCACCGTAGGGACCCGTCAAGACGTTCTCCACGTCGGTCAGGGCCACTAGGTTGACCCTGGCTAAGCGGGCATCTAACCCGCTGAGGTCCACTAAGGCCAGCTCACGTAACCCGGCCCCGCCCCGCGGAATCGGGTCGCCCGTAGCCGTCAGCAAGCGAGCGCCTAGGGCCTGCAACATCCCCGCGCCCCCATCGGTGGTGCCACTACCGCCCAGGCCCACGTAAACGGTGGTCGCCCCGGCCGTCAGCGCCGCGTCAATCAACTGACCCACACCATAAGTACTGGCCGTAAGGGGCGCATAGTCGGGCTGAACCAGGTTCAATCCGGCCGCCGCGGCCATTTCAATCACGGCCATGTGCTGGGCCGGTAACCAGCCCCATGTCGCGTCGACCGGCTGGTCCACCGGTCCCGTCACCCTAGTGGTTCGGCGTTCGCCGCCTAACGCCGCCAAGACACTGTCGACCGTCCCTTCACCGCCATCGGCCATGGGGACCGTGACCACCGAAGCTTCCGGGTCAACTTGATAGATCCCGTTGGTTAAGTACTCGCCCACTTGTTGGGAGGTGGCACTCCCTTTGAATGAATCCGCCGCAATCACGATCCGTGTCATTTCTCACATTCCCTTACCTAGAAGTTAGCCCGCACCGGGAGTCATCCCTGCGGTCCGGGGTACATTATCTTTTATGATAGCCTTCTTCTGGGGATTAGTGAACCGCGAATCACGGCGGTCAGCTTGACTGACCCGGTAACGTAACGCCCGGTCCCAGGCAGGAACCGACGCAGGTTCGGGCATGAAGCGTAAGGTCGACAGGCCGCTGGGGTCGGCGAGCCGTAACAACGCCGCCAAGCGCAAAGGGCGTAGGGACACGTGAGTGATCTGATTGTCCGTGACCTGGGGCCAGAATTGTGACGCGGTGAATTGCTGGGTCATCACTACCCGACCGCCCACGTACCGGGTCGCCAGTAGTGCCAGTTGGGCTTCCTGTTGGGTCAGCGCGGTCACTAGCAAGGTGCGGTCCGTGGCCGTTAACTGGTAGGTCGCCACGGTCGCCGCCACGTCCCGTTGAAGTTGGGCGTAGGTCAGCGTGACCGGTGATTGGGCGACCGTTAAACGCAAAGCCGGGTCCGCTTCGGTAGGCGTCGCCGCCACGTGGCCGGTAACGGCCAGGTCCCGGACCAACGTCAATTCCGGGGCGGTATTCAATTGGAGTCGGGTCACCGTACTGACCGCCGTCACAGCCGCGTTCAGTAACTCCGGGGTGACCACATAGGCCGCAAAGACGCGTTGCTGCATCCGACGGTGTAAGTCTTCTACGGTGGTCGTGCCCGCCACGGGGACCACTACCGCGCCCAATTCCCAGATGGCCTGGATCAGGACGGGGTAGACGGGAACGTTAGGCAGGGCCACCAACACGTGATCACCGTGCCCCACTTTGAGGCCCCGGAGTTGGTCCTTCAACTGGTCAACGTCGGCGGCGAGTTCGCCCCCGGTATACCATTCTTGGGTCGCCGCGTCCTTTAAGACTGGTTGCGTGCTATGGCGCTGTAAGTGTTGCGTTAAAGTTAAGGTAAGTTTAGACATGGTGAAGCACTCCTTTCAAGATCGCGCTAGTTCCGCTCACGGACGGAAAGACTAACGCGGCAAGCCACGATGAATTCTCTGGAATCACCGTCACCGGTGATGGCCATCGGCTGAACCAATAGCGTACCCTAGTTATAGCATGGGGCCGTCTTCAGCGTCCTAACACGCCGGTAAGGATTGTCTAAGCTTTTCTTAGAAAGGGTGACCATCCCCGGCATACCGGGGCCATCATGTCGTCTTCACACTTTTATCACATTTAATTCATAAATTCATTAGACTTATGTAACACCTCTGTTTCACAGCTGTGCTATATTAAGTGTGTTACATACATTGGGGGATGTTGGGACAATACTGTCCAAACGCCCCCTTTTTATCTAATTTTAAGGAGATGGCGCACGTGCAACGTACTCACAAACGACTGTGGACCTTGGCAGTCGCCTCACTCGCAATTTTAACGGTCGGCCTGGCTGGTTGCTCAACCAAGACCAAAACCACGGCGAGCTACAAGATTAAGGAAAACAAGGTCGGCCTGACCACGGATCAGATCAAGAAGAACCTGGATGTCAGCATCTTATCGACCCGGCAGGATAAACAAAAATCCCTGACCGCGACCTACAAGGCCGCTGCGGAGAATAAGGATTACACGTTCGACAACCCTTACGTTAAAATCAATCCTTATGGCTCTTCACCATTGTCAGCCTTAGTGACTTTCACCACGGATGATGCGGTGAAGGTCAGCTACACGGTGGTCGGGAAGACGGACCACACCTCCATCACCAACACGGTCAAGGGTGGCTACACCACCAGTCACCAAGTTCCCGTGGTGGGTCTGTACGCCGATACGAATAACACGGTTAAAATCACTGAAACCACTAAGAATGGTAAGACCACGACCAAGACGCTGCGGATGCAGACGGGGGCCTTACCTAAATACGTTAAGAACGCCACGATTACGGTGACTAATAAGGATAAGGACAAGATGAGCATCGGCAAGAACAAGCTGACCATCTTGAACCGGACCACTAAGCAACCGATGGCCGTCGACGCTGACGGGGCTGTTCGGTGGTACGACACCAACTACTCCCAACACATGATCGAACAATGGTCGAACGGACACATCATGATTCTGTCGAAGAAGGACGTGGATTCTGATGTGTACAACGACTTACTGGAAACCGACTACTTGGGTCGGGTCTACAAGGAATACAGCTTCTCCGCGAAGACCAGTAGCTCCGATGCCGGCAGTATCAGTAAGGCCGCCGCTAAGGCTAACCCTGAAACCACGGTCATTCACCATGACTTGGTCGAATTGCCTAACCACAACTTGTTAGCCACGGTCTCCGACGGTTCCAAGTATAAGGAAGACACCATGATCGAAGTCGACCACAATACTGGAAAGATCGTTAAGGTCATCGATATGAAGAAGATCCTGCCGAAGTCCATGTACAAGGATTACAAGAAGGGTGCCGATGGTAAGATCGACTGGCTGCACCAAAACGCCATCGACTACGACAAGAACGATAAGAGTATCGTGATTTCCACGCGGAACCAAGATATGATCATGAAGATGGACTACAAGACCAAGCACATCAAGTGGATCTACAGTGGGAAGAAGAAGTCCTCCTGGCCAAAGGCTTACCGTAAGTATGTCTTGACGCCAACCAAGGGCACCACCATCACCGGGGGTCAACACGGACTTTACCTGTTGAACAACGGTAACGGTGCTAAGGCTTCCAGCGAAGACTTCATGCTGTACGACAACAACATTGCCGTCACTAACGGGAACAAGAAGACGTCCGGCAAGTACTCACAAGCCGTTCAATACCACGTCAATACCAAGAACATGACCATCAAGCAGACTTGGGCTTATGGGAAGTCCCTGGGTAAGACCAACTTCACCAGTGTCATCGGATACGCCGAGAAGCAACCTAACGGTAACGTCCTGATCGACTTCGGGTACAAGAATGGCGGAAACGAAAGTAACGTCATCGAAGTCACTAAGAGTGGCAAGCAGGTCTTCAACTTAACCATGAAGAACGCTGGTTCTAAGGCTTACGCCTACCGGGCTTACCGGGTACCGTTCTACGATTCCGCTTACCAATTCGACGCCACAAAATAAATGAGCGCACTAAAAAATCCGCGAATGATTTCGCGGATTTTTTTTGCATTATTTACGTCATACCGTTTGGATTCTCGGCTCTTTCAAGAACCACGATACCTATTGGTAGATATTCGCCAACCCCGCCCGATCGCGGTGAGTCAGGTGAACCCGGTGTTGCTTGTACGGGTACATCACGGAACGGGATGACCGACTGTGGGCCAACCCTAACGCGTGCCCCAGTTCGTGGACAGCGACTGCTTGGGTCATCGAGACCGGATAGTCTGCGTTCATGCTGGCCGTGCCGTGGTTCCAAGTCGCAACGTGCCAGAAGCTGGTCTCCCGGATAATGGCCGGGCCCCCTTCACCTAGTTCGCGGTAATTCGCCCGCTTCGGCATCCGCTTGTGGTAGGCCCGCAAGGTGATTCGATTAGCCTGCGCCGGGGCTTTCCCCTGAATCAGGTGCACGCTGCCGGTCTGGTTATAGGTGGCAATCGCCGCGCGAAAGGCTCGACGCCCCGGTAACGGCAGGTTTCGTTTAAAGTGGTAATAGTAGGTCTTAGAGAGCGGGACGTCACGTACGATAGCGGCGGTGGGGGTCGCCTTAGGCCGGTGCGTTTGGTTCTTCACCGGCGTGGTCTGGGTGACCGGCTCATCCGGTTGAACCAACGCCTCACGCTGCGTGACCGGTAATCCACTCAGGTAGTAGACGCCCATGACCAGCATGGCGCCTAAAACGACCCACTTCCAAAACTTTCGATGCTGTCGCACGGTCAACGCCCCCCTCAAAGCCAACTGAACTTTTGTCCTATTATCATAACATAGGTTAACAACTATTCATGGTGTCAAACGCATTATTTATACAATATTAATAAGGATTCCTGCTTAACTCAGGGATGGGCGACCCGCGGCCGGGATCCGTAGACGCCCCGTAAACCCGCTAAGTCCCCGGTGGTTAGGTCCGTATTGCCCTGATTTGTGGGATACATCACGGAATCGATGTCCCGGCTATGTTCCAACCCTAAGGCGTGCCCCAACTCGTGGATCGCCACCGCGTCGTTAAACGCCTGCGGATAAGCCCGGTTCAGGCTAGCCGTGGCCTGATTGCTAGTCAGCATGCCCCGCGGATTCAACGTATTCACGATTTCCGGGCCCCCGTGACCTAACTCGATTTTCTGGGGGTCCTTAGCCGTCTGCCAGTAAGTGGAAAAAACCACTTGATTACTCCCATCGGGCCCCACGCCGGGCTTCAAGTGGACCAACCCCGTCCGGTTAAACGTGGCGACGGCCGTCTCAAAGACGTCGCGACCATCCGTAGGTAGGTTGCGATTGAACCGGTAGTAGTAGGTCCGCGCCAAAGACTCGCCGTGAATGATCTTAAAGATGGGCGTGGCCCCCTTAGTGGTCGCAGCTTGTGCGGGTGTCGGCCGAACAGGCCTGGGCAGATTCAGGGTCCGCAACACGCGGTCCCACTGCGTGTTCACCCAGCGCGTACTTTCCGGTGTCAGCTGACTATGGTAGAGTCCCCCCATCATCAGTAGAACCAGCAATCCACCAACACACCACATTCGCCACTTCACACTTAGCACCCCTTTTACATTTTTTAGGACTTGGTCGGGCCAAATCGTCTGCGACGTTTGTACCATATATCAAAGTCCGACGGTAGGGGATTGTCGAATGTTTCGGATTTAAAAACGCTAAAGTGCGTTAGACGGCGGTTTAAAGCGTTTTTCTCATACGCAAGATAAGTGGTCTAACCAATTAAAACTGCTTGATTACAAACGGCCCGGCGAAAGAACCCCCTTCGCCGAGCCGTTACCTGTCTAATCTTTAGCTGAACGGTAAATCGCCTTCAGTCCGGCAATGTCGCCCGCCGATAGCTGACTGCGTCCCTGACTGATTGGATACATCACCGATAACAGGGACTGACTGTGGTCTAAACCTAAGGCGTGACCCAACTCGTGAGTCGCCACCGCGTCGCTGAACGCTCCGCCATAGTCCGCATTGAGACTGGCGTTGGCGTTATTCTGATCATGGGTTCCCGCCAGGCTCACCCGTTGCGTGATGCTGGGACCACCATGGCCTAATTCGATCTCCGCGCTATTCTGAGCCATCCGCTTGTGATAGACCGAGAAGGTAATGGAGTTCTTCCCCGCTGGCGCAGTCCCTTGAACCAGGTGAACGATGCCCGTGGCGTTGTACCGCGACACGGCGTCCGCAAAGACCCGGCGGCCGGCAGCAGGAAGCGTTGCACTATAGTGGTAATAATAGGTGGGCGACAACCGCATCCCCTCCACGATGGGTTCCATCGGGGTGGTGGTGGTCGAGGAACTTGGCGTGGCCACGTCTCGCTCTTGACCCACCAACCGGTTGACCCAGTTGCCATCTAGGGCCGTGACCAGCTCCGTCCGCAACTGATTGACTTTCGCCGTAGCTTGCGGGACCAACGTTGCGCGATTTTGGTAACCCAGGACAACCGCCACTACGAGAACCAACATGCCCAATAATCGTCTGATTGTCCGCATCACAACCTCATCCTCCATTTCTTATCCGGTAGTCTTCTTTTATACCATAGTTTTCCCGTCATCCCCTACTCATTCGCTACCCCCATCCCCAATCTTTACGTTTTCGTTAGAGTCTGTAACAGTCGTTGCGGTGATTAACTA includes:
- a CDS encoding AMP-binding protein, with the protein product MSKLTLTLTQHLQRHSTQPVLKDAATQEWYTGGELAADVDQLKDQLRGLKVGHGDHVLVALPNVPVYPVLIQAIWELGAVVVPVAGTTTVEDLHRRMQQRVFAAYVVTPELLNAAVTAVSTVTRLQLNTAPELTLVRDLAVTGHVAATPTEADPALRLTVAQSPVTLTYAQLQRDVAATVATYQLTATDRTLLVTALTQQEAQLALLATRYVGGRVVMTQQFTASQFWPQVTDNQITHVSLRPLRLAALLRLADPSGLSTLRFMPEPASVPAWDRALRYRVSQADRRDSRFTNPQKKAIIKDNVPRTAGMTPGAG
- a CDS encoding DUF5776 domain-containing protein yields the protein MIAGVTASLSVPAQAASTYYTTNPGIIRVKKTVIYYKNAARTQKIKAIKKGHYAKISKVITTGKHPVLKTNTGKYVTANKAFVAKTAGYQNPKKYYQVNYTQIKPYGKVGYTVKRHYEGIKTWKIMRRLGTANGYNQYNQATYNAVKAFQRKHGLKVTGNVNQKTWVKLGFSKSSFKSIDSYVAPLGAHAWNGRSAHIEAMIHQAYKYLGKPYLVGSSSKPIYGTDCSGLVMQALYAGGINPAPISAIHHAYPGNEWNSRNLWASKKFQHVAYRNRQRGDLVFYYQPGTHTIWHVALYLGHNKVIESWPPRIMVQPIKNGQRSNIAGIARVFH
- a CDS encoding PadR family transcriptional regulator: MAIQVPTELLDGCVLGALSRQDFYGYALTQAVRQHLPISESTLYPVLRRLKKNGWLTTYDEAYQGRNRRYYKLTRTGQQQLTKIQGEWGDFKQAMSELLEGKQNG
- a CDS encoding cysteine hydrolase family protein, encoding MTSTQALLIIDYTNDFVADQGALTCGQPGQALAQPIVALADQMVTAGDWVLLPTDVHTPHDPYHPESKLFPPHNVRGTWGRQLYGPLQDWYDQHRKATNVWQFDKTRYSSFAGTDLDLRLRERHVTTLHLVGVCTDICVLHTAVDAYNLGYQLVIHRDAVASFDQAGHDWALRHFQTALGAQIV
- a CDS encoding matrixin family metalloprotease: MRTIRRLLGMLVLVVAVVLGYQNRATLVPQATAKVNQLRTELVTALDGNWVNRLVGQERDVATPSSSTTTTPMEPIVEGMRLSPTYYYHYSATLPAAGRRVFADAVSRYNATGIVHLVQGTAPAGKNSITFSVYHKRMAQNSAEIELGHGGPSITQRVSLAGTHDQNNANASLNADYGGAFSDAVATHELGHALGLDHSQSLLSVMYPISQGRSQLSAGDIAGLKAIYRSAKD
- a CDS encoding matrixin family metalloprotease codes for the protein MRQHRKFWKWVVLGAMLVMGVYYLSGLPVTQREALVQPDEPVTQTTPVKNQTHRPKATPTAAIVRDVPLSKTYYYHFKRNLPLPGRRAFRAAIATYNQTGSVHLIQGKAPAQANRITLRAYHKRMPKRANYRELGEGGPAIIRETSFWHVATWNHGTASMNADYPVSMTQAVAVHELGHALGLAHSRSSRSVMYPYKQHRVHLTHRDRAGLANIYQ
- a CDS encoding matrixin family metalloprotease, with translation MKWRMWCVGGLLVLLMMGGLYHSQLTPESTRWVNTQWDRVLRTLNLPRPVRPTPAQAATTKGATPIFKIIHGESLARTYYYRFNRNLPTDGRDVFETAVATFNRTGLVHLKPGVGPDGSNQVVFSTYWQTAKDPQKIELGHGGPEIVNTLNPRGMLTSNQATASLNRAYPQAFNDAVAIHELGHALGLEHSRDIDSVMYPTNQGNTDLTTGDLAGLRGVYGSRPRVAHP
- a CDS encoding aryl-sulfate sulfotransferase encodes the protein MAHVQRTHKRLWTLAVASLAILTVGLAGCSTKTKTTASYKIKENKVGLTTDQIKKNLDVSILSTRQDKQKSLTATYKAAAENKDYTFDNPYVKINPYGSSPLSALVTFTTDDAVKVSYTVVGKTDHTSITNTVKGGYTTSHQVPVVGLYADTNNTVKITETTKNGKTTTKTLRMQTGALPKYVKNATITVTNKDKDKMSIGKNKLTILNRTTKQPMAVDADGAVRWYDTNYSQHMIEQWSNGHIMILSKKDVDSDVYNDLLETDYLGRVYKEYSFSAKTSSSDAGSISKAAAKANPETTVIHHDLVELPNHNLLATVSDGSKYKEDTMIEVDHNTGKIVKVIDMKKILPKSMYKDYKKGADGKIDWLHQNAIDYDKNDKSIVISTRNQDMIMKMDYKTKHIKWIYSGKKKSSWPKAYRKYVLTPTKGTTITGGQHGLYLLNNGNGAKASSEDFMLYDNNIAVTNGNKKTSGKYSQAVQYHVNTKNMTIKQTWAYGKSLGKTNFTSVIGYAEKQPNGNVLIDFGYKNGGNESNVIEVTKSGKQVFNLTMKNAGSKAYAYRAYRVPFYDSAYQFDATK
- a CDS encoding C39 family peptidase, with the translated sequence MFHHLWAGMVTLAALMTFGATVPAHADTATPTYAPILSRKKVNYYTKISANRPHNYKVYATGGAKSSEENLKPIATGQAYAHRSVHVTQEEKLPKGIWLKFSAGKGQTGWIHRNGTVKSLRKLKVPLIAQRPELPTGCEITATTMMLQYAGAKVTKMQLAKETPRSHNPNKGFVGSPYSPTGWWIYPKGLMGVVRKHVGHAKNLTGASFATFKKQINKGHPVVIWVANVDGFVNHAITLSGYSKTRAYYNDPWTHKKTSMKLATLAKHRKQDAYRALSY
- a CDS encoding glycerate kinase — translated: MTRIVIAADSFKGSATSQQVGEYLTNGIYQVDPEASVVTVPMADGGEGTVDSVLAALGGERRTTRVTGPVDQPVDATWGWLPAQHMAVIEMAAAAGLNLVQPDYAPLTASTYGVGQLIDAALTAGATTVYVGLGGSGTTDGGAGMLQALGARLLTATGDPIPRGGAGLRELALVDLSGLDARLARVNLVALTDVENVLTGPYGAAAVFGPQKGATPEMVQELDANLTHYQAALAAQNAFPLSCPGDGAAGGTGFGLRLLGATLAPGTATMLKLTQLAAKLQVADLVLTGEGRVDGQSLMGKAPIGVAKLAHAAQVPVILIAGSVGDDLAAVYAAGVDLVLSSTVAPMTVDQAIAQTESLLTNAGATAMRAYQLGQPTELKR